One Mastacembelus armatus chromosome 10, fMasArm1.2, whole genome shotgun sequence DNA window includes the following coding sequences:
- the adra2db gene encoding alpha-2Db adrenergic receptor: MDLTQLNPLVENVSNDENTTGAPLALPHTQAATALIILVVSVIISVTIVGNVLVIVAVLTSRALRAPQNLFLVSLASADILVATLVIPFSLANEVMGFWYFGSTWCAFYLALDVLFCTSSIVHLCAISLDRYWSVTKAVSYNLKRTPKRIKSMIAVVWIISAIISFPPLLMTKHDERECLLNDETWYILSSCLVSFFAPGLIMILVYCKIYKVAKQRSSTVFVAKNGLERQPSQSETCFVRKDRFELESPSSQSSGSNQQRQGELDDIDLEESCCPSDTKPRNHRFTKRRKVEGSDCCPPQNCRLSWASARALQLYPEQKNPPGRQQLAAANKTKVAQMREKRFTFVLAVVMGVFVLCWFPFFFTYSLHAICRDSCYIPGALFNLFFWIGYCNSSVNPIIYTIFNRDFRKAFKKIVCRTSKRT, translated from the coding sequence ATGGATTTAACCCAGTTAAACCCGCTGGTGGAAAACGTTTCAAACGATGAGAACACTACTGGCGCGCCGCTTGCCTTACCACACACGCAGGCAGCCACTGCGCTCATCATCCTGGTGGTTAGTGTGATCATTTCGGTAACCATTGTCGGCAATGTTTTGGTAATTGTAGCAGTGCTGACCAGCCGGGCTCTCCGTGCGCCCCAGAACCTTTTTCTTGTGTCTCTGGCATCAGCGGACATCCTGGTGGCCACGCTGGTCATCCCCTTCTCACTCGCCAATGAGGTTATGGGCTTCTGGTACTTTGGGAGTACTTGGTGCGCGTTCTATCTGGCACTGGACGTGTTGTTCTGCACTTCATCCATCGTGCACCTGTGCGCCATCAGCCTGGACCGCTACTGGTCCGTCACAAAGGCGGTCAGCTACAACCTGAAGAGAACACCTAAGCGCATCAAGTCCATGATTGCCGTAGTGTGGATAATATCTGCTATCATAtccttccctcctcttctcATGACCAAACATGATGAACGGGAGTGTCTGCTGAACGATGAGACCTGGTACATCCTCTCGTCCTGCCTTGTGTCCTTTTTTGCTCCTGGTCTTATCATGATTCTGGTTTACTGTAAGATCTATAAAGTGGCCAAGCAGCGCTCCTCCACCGTGTTCGTGGCCAAGAACGGCCTGGAGAGGCAGCCCTCTCAGTCAGAGACCTGCTTCGTCAGGAAGGACCGGTTTGAGCTGGAGAGCCCTAGTAGCCAAAGCTCGGGCAGCAACCAACAGAGGCAAGGCGAACTAGATGACATCGACCTGGAGGAGAGCTGCTGCCCGTCGGATACTAAACCTCGCAATCATCGCTTCACCAAGCGGAGGAAGGTGGAGGGGTCGGACTGTTGCCCGCCACAGAACTGCCGCCTGTCCTGGGCATCGGCCCGGGCGTTACAACTCTACCCAGAGCAGAAGAATCCACCTGGGCGACAACAGCTGGCCGCGGCCAACAAAACCAAAGTGGCCCAGATGCGGGAGAAACGTTTCACCTTTGTGCTGGCGGTAGTGATGGGGGTGTTTGTGCTTTGTTGGTTCCCCTTCTTCTTTACTTACAGCCTGCATGCTATCTGCAGAGACAGCTGCTACATCCCTGGCGCACTTTTCaatctttttttctggattGGCTATTGCAACAGTTCTGTGAACCCCATAATATACACAATCTTTAACAGGGATTTCAGAAAAGCATTCAAGAAAATCGTGTGCAGAACTTCTAAACGCACATAA